The sequence below is a genomic window from Microbacterium abyssi.
CAGGGTCTGAGTCGAAGGCCATCTCTGGACCCGTCGTCGACGCCGACTATGTGCGCGAGTTCTCCCGCGCGCACGAGGACGCCGGATTCGACCGCGTGCTGATCGGATACAGCGCGAGCTCGCCCGACGGCTTCGCGGTGGCATCGGCCGCATTGCACGCCACAGAGCGGCTGAAGGTGCTCATCGCACATCGGCCGGGATTCGTGCCGCCCACGATCGTCGCCCGCAAGCTCGCCACCCTCGACCACCTCACCGGCGGTGGGCGGGTCGCGATCCATCACATCACCGGCGGCAGCGAGGCCGATCAGCGTCGCGACGGCGACTTCAGTGAGAAGAACGACCGTTACCGGCGCACTGGCGAGTTCATCGACGTGTTGCGTCGAACGCTCACTGCGGATGAGCCCTTCGACCACGACGGAGAGTTCTATCGTTTCGAAGGTGCTTACTCGGGCGTGAAGCCCGCCACCGATGCAGGGATCCCGATCTTCTTCGGCGGGCTGTCGGACGGCGCCGTCGAGGTGGGCGCGAAGGGCGCCGATGTGTACATGCTGTTCGGTGAGCCGCTGGACGACGTCGCCGAGCACGTACGCACGATCCGCGCTGCCGCGGCCAAGGAGGGACGCCGGATCGAGTTCAGCCTGTCCACCCGGCCGATCATCGCAGACACCGAGGAGGAGGCGTGGGCCAAGGCAGATCGGATCTATGCGCGCACCGAGGAGCTGCTGGCCGCCCAGCAGGACGGCAACACACTGGCGTTCGCGCGACCACTGCGCCGCGAGCGGACGGCGGTCTCGGCCGATCGTCTGCAGGAGCACGCCAAGCGCGGCGATGTGCATGACGAGCGGCTCTGGCTCGGCATCACCGGGCTCACCGGGCCGTCCGGCAACTCCACGGCACCCGTCGGGACGCCGGCGCAGGTCGCCGAGGCGCTGCTGAAGTACTACGACCTCGGCGTGACCCGGTTCCTCATCCGCGGATTCGACCCGCTCGGCGACGTGCGCGACTGGGGCAAGGAGCTGGTGCCGCTGCTGCGCGAGGGCGCGCGGCAGCGTGACGAGAGGAGCGCGGAACAGGTCGCCTGAACCCGGCGACCGCGGCCGTCACGGCACGAGGGTGATCTTGCCGCGCGCCTGATGTGCCTCGATCAGCCGGTGCGCCTCGGCCGCCTCGCTGAGGGGAAGCTCCGCGCCCAGTTCGACCTGGAAGTCGCCGGTCGCGATGCGGTCGATCGCGACCCGCACGCCCTCTTCGCGCCAGGCGAGCTCCTCGGCGGTGAGCGGCTCGGGGGAGCCGCCGCTGAATGCGCGGATGCCGAAGTCCGCAGCATCCGGCCCGCGCACGATCGTGGCGATCCGGTTGCGGTCGGC
It includes:
- a CDS encoding LLM class flavin-dependent oxidoreductase, producing MPIELLGMIATTAGSESKAISGPVVDADYVREFSRAHEDAGFDRVLIGYSASSPDGFAVASAALHATERLKVLIAHRPGFVPPTIVARKLATLDHLTGGGRVAIHHITGGSEADQRRDGDFSEKNDRYRRTGEFIDVLRRTLTADEPFDHDGEFYRFEGAYSGVKPATDAGIPIFFGGLSDGAVEVGAKGADVYMLFGEPLDDVAEHVRTIRAAAAKEGRRIEFSLSTRPIIADTEEEAWAKADRIYARTEELLAAQQDGNTLAFARPLRRERTAVSADRLQEHAKRGDVHDERLWLGITGLTGPSGNSTAPVGTPAQVAEALLKYYDLGVTRFLIRGFDPLGDVRDWGKELVPLLREGARQRDERSAEQVA